From Solea senegalensis isolate Sse05_10M unplaced genomic scaffold, IFAPA_SoseM_1 scf7180000015094, whole genome shotgun sequence, a single genomic window includes:
- the LOC122761931 gene encoding trace amine-associated receptor 13c-like, translating to MGLIKEEEDSRNAALTLVMENSELCFPHLLNASCRRPKHTHFEAIFIYVLASFISLLTVFLNLMVIISISHFRQLQSPTNTLLLSLAVSDFLVGFLMCFHIMFIDGCWLLGDGVCVMYQYLAYIITSSSVGTMVLISVDRYVAICDPMFYSTKITMKRVKICIVLSWFCSSSFQGLNLSDNLKHPGRYNTCIGECIVVINYMLGLADLILIFIGPITIIIVLYTRVFVVAVSHARAMRSQIAAVTHGSAKRSEVKAAGTLGVVIVVFLLCICPYYCVALVGEDPVLSASSVIFGVSLFYLNSCLNPMIYAFFYPWFRKSVKLIVTLKLLQRDSCEANML from the exons ATGGGATTGattaaagaagaggaggacagtaGGAACG CTGCTCTTACTCTGGTGATGGAGAACAGTGAACTCTGTTTCCCACATCTCCTCAACGCCTCCTGCAGGAGGCCAAAACATACTCATTTTGAGGCTATTTTTATTTACGTCCTGGCATCCTTTATTTCtctgctcactgtgtttctcaacCTGATGgtcatcatctccatctcccacttcag gcaGCTCCAATCTCCCAccaacaccctcctcctctctctggctgtctcaGATTTCCTCGTTGGTTTCCTCATGTGCTTTCACATTATGTTCATAGACGGCTGCTGGCTGCTcggagacggtgtgtgtgttatgtatcAGTATTTGGCATATATCATCACTTCCTCTTCAGTAGGAACCATGGTGCTCATATCTGTTGACCGCTATGTGGCTATTTGTGATCCTATGTTTTACTccacaaaaatcacaatgaaaagAGTTAAGATCTGCATTGTTTTGAGTTGGTTTTGCTCTTCATCCTTCCAAGGTCTAAACCTAAGTGATAACCTGAAACATCCAGGCAGGTATAACACTTGCATTGGAGAGTGCATTGTTGTCATTAATTATATGTTAGGACTTGCAGATCTTATTTTAATCTTCATTGGTcccattactattattattgtgttgtatacAAGAGtctttgtggtggctgtgtctcacgCTCGTGCCATGCGGTCCCAGATTGCAGCCGTCACACATGGCTCTGCTaaaaggtcagaggttaaaGCAGCCGGTACTCTTGGAGTCGTTATAGTTGTCTTTCTGTTATGTATCTGCCCTTATTACTGTGTCGCTCTTGTGGGTGAAGACCCTGTGCTCTCTGCTTCATCTGTTATCTTTGGAGTAtctttgttttatcttaacTCCTGTTTGAACCCTATGATCTATGCCTTCTTTTACCCCTGGTTTAGAAAATCTGTTAAACTCATTGTTACACTGAAGCTACTGCAGAGAGACTCCTGTGAGGCCAACATGCTGTAG
- the LOC122761927 gene encoding trace amine-associated receptor 13c-like yields MENSELCFPHLLNASCRRPKHTHFEAIFIYVLASFISLLTVFLNLMVIISISHFRQLQSPTNTLLLSLAVSDFLVGFLMCFHIMFIDGCWLLGDGVCVMYQNLAYIITSSSVGTMVLISVDRYVAICDPMFYSTKITMKRVKICIVLSWFCSSSFQGLNLSDNLKHPGRYNTCIGECIVVINYIVGLADLILTFIVPITVIIVLYTRVFVVAVSHARAMRSQIAAVTHGSAKRSEIKAAGTLGVVIVVFLLCICPYYCVALVGENTVLTASSVVFVVSLFYLNSCLNPMIYAFFYPWFRKSVKLIVTLKLLQRDSREANML; encoded by the exons ATGGAGAACAGTGAACTCTGTTTCCCACATCTCCTCAACGCCTCCTGCAGGAGGCCAAAACATACTCATTTTGAGGCTATTTTTATTTACGTCCTGGCATCCTTTATTTCtctgctcactgtgtttctcaacCTGATGgtcatcatctccatctcccacttcag gcaGCTCCAATCTCCCAccaacaccctcctcctctctctggctgtctcaGATTTCCTCGTTGGTTTCCTCATGTGCTTTCACATTATGTTCATAGACGGCTGCTGGCTGCTcggagacggtgtgtgtgttatgtatcAGAATTTGGCATATATCATCACTTCCTCTTCAGTAGGAACCATGGTGCTCATATCTGTTGACCGCTATGTGGCTATTTGTGATCCTATGTTTTACTccacaaaaatcacaatgaaaagAGTTAAGATCTGCATTGTTTTGAGTTGGTTTTGCTCTTCATCCTTCCAAGGTCTAAACCTAAGTGATAACCTGAAACATCCAGGCAGGTATAACACTTGCATTGGAGAGTGCATTGTTGTCATTAACTACATTGTTGGACTTGCAGATCTTATTTTAACCTTCATTGTTCccattactgttattattgtgttgtatacAAGAGtctttgtggtggctgtgtctcacgCTCGTGCCATGCGGTCCCAGATTGCAGCCGTCACACATGGCTCTGCTAAAAGGTCAGAGATTAAAGCGGCCGGTACTCTTGGAGTCGTTATAGTTGTCTTTCTGTTATGTATCTGCCCTTATTACTGTGTCGCTCTTGTGGGTGAAAACACTGTGCTCACTGCTTCATCTGTTGTCTTTGTAGTAtctttgttttatcttaacTCCTGTTTGAACCCTATGATCTATGCCTTCTTTTACCCCTGGTTTAGAAAATCTGTTAAACTCATTGTTACACTGAAGCTACTGCAGAGAGACTCCCGTGAGGCCAACATGCTGTAG
- the LOC122761930 gene encoding trace amine-associated receptor 13c-like has product MFTSALTLVMENSELCFPHLLNASCRRPKHTHFEAIFIYVLASFISLLTVFLNLMVIISISHFRQLQTPTNTLLLSLAVSDFLVGFLMCFHIMFIDGCWLLGDGVCVTYQYLAYIITSSSVGTMVLISVDRYVAICDPMFYSTKITMKRVKICIVLSWFCSSSFQGLNLSDNLKHPGRYNTCIGECIVVINYIVGFADLILTFIGPITIIIVLYTRVFVVAVSHARAMRSQIAAVTHGSAKRSEVKAAGTLGVVIVVFLLCICPYYCVALVGEDPVLSASSVIFGVSLFYLNSCLNPMIYAFFYPWFRKSVKLIVTLKLLQRDSCEANML; this is encoded by the exons atgttcacat CTGCTCTTACTCTGGTGATGGAGAACAGTGAACTCTGTTTCCCACATCTCCTCAACGCCTCCTGCAGGAGGCCAAAACATACTCATTTTGAGGCTATTTTTATTTACGTCCTGGCATCCTTTATTTCtctgctcactgtgtttctcaacctgatggtcatcatctctatctcccacttcag gcaGCTCCAAACTCCCAccaacaccctcctcctctctctggctgtctcaGATTTCCTCGTTGGTTTCCTCATGTGCTTTCACATTATGTTCATAGACGGCTGCTGGCTCCTcggagacggtgtgtgtgttacgTATCAGTATTTGGCATATATCATCACTTCCTCTTCAGTAGGAACCATGGTGCTCATATCTGTTGACCGCTATGTGGCTATTTGTGATCCTATGTTTTACTccacaaaaatcacaatgaaaagAGTTAAGATCTGCATTGTTTTGAGTTGGTTTTGCTCTTCATCCTTCCAAGGTCTAAACCTAAGTGATAACCTGAAACATCCAGGCAGGTATAACACTTGCATTGGAGAGTGTATTGTTGTCATTAATTATATTGTTGGATTTGCAGATCTTATTTTAACCTTCATTGGTcccattactattattattgtgttgtatacAAGAGtctttgtggtggctgtgtctcacgCTCGTGCCATGCGGTCCCAGATTGCAGCCGTCACACATGGCTCTGCTaaaaggtcagaggttaaaGCAGCCGGTACTCTTGGAGTCGTTATAGTTGTCTTTCTGTTATGTATCTGCCCTTATTACTGTGTCGCTCTTGTGGGTGAAGACCCTGTGCTCTCTGCTTCATCTGTTATCTTTGGAGTAtctttgttttatcttaacTCCTGTTTGAACCCTATGATCTATGCCTTCTTTTACCCCTGGTTTAGAAAATCTGTTAAACTCATTGTTACACTGAAGCTACTGCAGAGAGACTCCTGTGAGGCCAACATGCTGTAG